A region from the Legionellales bacterium genome encodes:
- a CDS encoding integration host factor subunit beta, with product MIKSELITAIASKLTQVPEKDVGDAVNYIIELMSESLGNGTRIEIRGFGSFCLHYRPPRNAHNPKTGEKVVTASKYSPHFKPGKELREWVNNNRHLPIKDATHEEGDED from the coding sequence ATGATTAAATCCGAATTAATCACTGCGATCGCCAGCAAATTAACCCAGGTACCAGAAAAGGACGTGGGGGATGCGGTCAATTACATTATCGAATTGATGAGCGAATCCTTAGGCAATGGCACGCGGATTGAAATTCGCGGCTTTGGCAGTTTTTGTTTACACTATCGCCCACCTCGCAACGCGCATAATCCGAAAACAGGCGAAAAAGTGGTGACCGCCTCTAAATACAGTCCACACTTTAAGCCCGGGAAAGAATTACGCGAATGGGTGAATAATAATCGTCATTTACCGATTAAAGACGCCACTCACGAAGAGGGTGATGAAGATTAG
- a CDS encoding TMEM165/GDT1 family protein, with amino-acid sequence MKISGLFVIYFTMLIAEIGDKTQLATMLFATEHQYPPWLIFLVCSAALITSTAIAVLVGNLASRYLTMVPLKLIAGVAFILIGVWMVVEYWR; translated from the coding sequence ATGAAGATTAGTGGCTTATTCGTTATTTATTTTACCATGCTGATTGCCGAAATTGGGGATAAAACCCAACTGGCAACGATGTTATTTGCTACCGAACATCAATACCCACCTTGGCTCATCTTTTTAGTTTGCTCAGCCGCTTTAATCACCTCGACTGCAATTGCCGTATTAGTTGGCAATCTGGCATCGCGCTATCTAACTATGGTACCTCTTAAATTAATCGCCGGCGTTGCGTTTATTTTAATTGGGGTGTGGATGGTCGTTGAATATTGGCGATGA
- a CDS encoding AAA family ATPase → MTSFIGRAKELKELDNLLEKPTASLVILQGRRRIGKSRLIEEFAKDKLFYVLSGIPPTAETTKQSELNEFARQLHIQTGLPEIIADDWSKLFLLLSEKTKQGRVIILFDEISWMGSKDPDFLGKLKNAWDLYFKKNPKLILILCGSVSSWIEKNIVRSTGFMGRPSMYMTLEELPLNECNKFWNKQDKNVSAFEKFKIFTVTGGVPRYLELLNPKISAEENIKRLCFSKNAPLINEFEHIFSDIFSKRSEIYKNIVKQLVKGPATADELAENVGLVRTGTFDDYLNDLVLAGFIARDYTWHLKTGKTSKLSEYRLKDNYVRFYLKYILPNKTKIEKDRYKDVALVLLPGWEVILGLQFENLVLNNHAAIIQLLGIKPEEVVADNPFFQRPTARQKGCQIDYLIQTKFDTVYICEIKFSKRPIGMNVVSDMKEKISRLKIPRHVSCRPVLIHVNGVTDELLDADYFSNIIDFGELLRS, encoded by the coding sequence ATGACAAGCTTTATTGGACGAGCTAAAGAATTAAAAGAATTGGATAACTTGCTGGAAAAGCCAACTGCAAGTCTTGTGATACTTCAAGGTCGCAGACGCATTGGGAAAAGTCGTTTGATTGAAGAATTCGCTAAAGACAAACTATTTTATGTGCTTTCAGGTATCCCGCCCACCGCAGAAACGACTAAACAATCTGAGCTTAATGAATTTGCTAGGCAATTGCACATTCAAACAGGATTACCAGAAATAATTGCAGATGACTGGAGTAAGTTATTTCTATTACTCTCAGAAAAAACTAAACAAGGCAGAGTCATTATTCTTTTTGATGAAATTTCGTGGATGGGATCGAAAGATCCAGATTTTTTAGGCAAACTTAAAAATGCTTGGGATTTATACTTTAAAAAAAATCCAAAATTAATATTAATCTTGTGCGGATCGGTCTCATCCTGGATCGAAAAAAACATTGTCAGAAGTACTGGCTTCATGGGGCGACCCTCCATGTACATGACATTGGAAGAATTACCGCTTAACGAATGTAATAAATTTTGGAATAAACAGGATAAAAATGTATCAGCATTTGAGAAATTTAAGATTTTTACCGTGACTGGTGGAGTACCTCGTTATTTAGAATTATTAAATCCAAAAATTTCTGCAGAAGAAAATATAAAACGCCTGTGCTTTTCAAAAAATGCACCTCTTATAAATGAATTTGAGCATATTTTTTCCGATATTTTTTCTAAGCGTAGTGAAATATATAAAAATATTGTAAAGCAATTAGTAAAAGGACCAGCTACGGCAGATGAGTTAGCCGAAAATGTGGGATTAGTTCGAACAGGAACGTTTGATGATTATTTAAATGATTTAGTATTAGCTGGATTTATTGCCAGAGATTATACGTGGCATCTTAAGACAGGCAAAACTTCAAAATTAAGTGAATATAGATTGAAAGATAATTATGTGCGCTTTTATTTAAAATATATATTACCCAATAAAACAAAAATTGAAAAAGATAGATACAAAGATGTTGCGTTAGTTTTATTACCTGGCTGGGAAGTGATATTAGGGCTTCAATTTGAAAATTTAGTGTTAAATAACCATGCAGCCATTATTCAACTATTAGGTATTAAACCCGAAGAAGTTGTTGCGGATAATCCATTTTTCCAAAGACCCACTGCACGACAAAAAGGCTGTCAAATTGATTATCTGATCCAAACTAAATTTGACACAGTCTATATTTGCGAAATTAAATTCTCAAAGCGACCTATAGGAATGAATGTGGTCTCTGATATGAAAGAAAAAATTTCTCGCTTAAAAATTCCACGTCATGTTTCGTGTCGTCCGGTGTTAATTCACGTCAATGGCGTCACAGACGAATTATTAGATGCCGATTATTTTTCTAATATCATCGATTTCGGTGAATTACTGCGCTCTTAG
- a CDS encoding dCTP deaminase, translating to MSIKADRWIRYQAQEFGMIEPFAAEQVRHVDGNKIVSYGTSSYGYDVRCAREFKVFTNINSAIIDPKNFSDGSFVSIEADTCIIPPNSFVLARTVEYFRIPRNILTVCLGKSTYARCGIIVNVTPLEPEWEGHVTLEFSNTTPLPAKIYANEGVAQMLFFESDEVCEISYKDRGGKYQGQQGVTLPRT from the coding sequence ATGAGCATTAAAGCGGATCGTTGGATACGTTATCAAGCCCAAGAATTCGGTATGATTGAACCGTTTGCTGCTGAACAAGTTCGCCATGTGGATGGTAATAAAATTGTGTCATATGGAACGTCAAGTTATGGTTATGATGTGCGTTGCGCACGCGAATTTAAAGTATTTACCAATATTAATTCCGCGATTATCGATCCGAAAAATTTTTCAGATGGCAGTTTTGTGTCGATTGAAGCGGATACCTGTATTATTCCACCGAATTCGTTTGTGTTGGCAAGAACGGTGGAATATTTTCGTATTCCTCGCAATATTTTAACTGTGTGTTTAGGCAAATCGACTTACGCGCGCTGCGGAATTATTGTTAACGTTACGCCACTCGAACCCGAATGGGAAGGGCATGTGACCTTAGAATTTTCCAATACCACACCGCTACCCGCAAAAATTTATGCTAACGAAGGTGTGGCGCAAATGTTATTTTTTGAATCTGATGAAGTGTGTGAAATATCGTATAAAGATCGGGGTGGAAAATATCAAGGTCAACAAGGGGTGACGTTGCCACGTACTTAA
- the apbC gene encoding iron-sulfur cluster carrier protein ApbC, whose amino-acid sequence MNELSTTLETIKPLGLNHTLRELRAIKSISGNRIELEFGFPVLSQLKELANAIKNALQQPNLTIHIKQAIIPHQVQAGLKPLAGVKNIIAVASGKGGVGKSTVSVNLALALQYLGAKVGLLDADIYGPNQPHMLGAHRHPYSQDGKHMEPIVSHGLQTMSVGYLVERDTAMIWRGPMVTGALMQMISDTQWQDLDYLILDLPPGTGDIQLTLAQKIPVAGSVIVTTPQDIALLDVRKAINMFAKVKVNILGVVENMSGHVCSQCGNVDAIFGEEGGAHIANEFKLPLLGKIPLERRIRELADNGTPTMALEPESATGKLYQNLALQTAVTLSLQPKTYAHKFPEIVINPNSKKDQKHEH is encoded by the coding sequence ATGAATGAATTATCAACGACCTTAGAAACGATTAAGCCTTTGGGCTTAAACCATACCTTGCGCGAGTTGCGCGCTATTAAATCTATTAGCGGCAATCGTATTGAATTAGAATTTGGTTTTCCTGTGCTTTCCCAGTTAAAGGAGTTAGCAAACGCAATTAAAAACGCGCTTCAACAACCGAATCTCACTATTCATATCAAACAAGCGATTATTCCTCACCAAGTCCAAGCGGGTTTAAAACCATTAGCTGGCGTGAAAAATATTATTGCGGTCGCGTCGGGAAAAGGAGGCGTCGGTAAATCCACTGTGAGTGTGAATTTAGCATTGGCATTGCAATATTTAGGCGCGAAAGTAGGATTGCTCGATGCCGATATTTACGGCCCCAATCAACCACATATGTTAGGTGCTCATCGTCATCCTTACAGTCAAGATGGTAAACACATGGAGCCTATCGTTAGTCACGGTTTGCAAACGATGTCGGTGGGCTATTTGGTGGAACGCGATACCGCTATGATTTGGCGCGGTCCGATGGTGACCGGTGCGTTAATGCAAATGATAAGCGATACACAGTGGCAAGATTTAGATTATCTAATTCTCGATTTACCTCCTGGCACGGGCGATATTCAATTGACTCTTGCGCAAAAAATTCCGGTGGCTGGCAGTGTGATTGTTACCACGCCTCAAGATATCGCACTCTTAGATGTGCGCAAAGCGATTAATATGTTTGCCAAAGTAAAGGTGAATATCCTTGGTGTGGTGGAGAATATGAGTGGTCATGTGTGTTCTCAGTGTGGGAATGTCGATGCGATTTTTGGTGAAGAAGGTGGTGCTCATATTGCCAATGAATTTAAATTACCTTTATTAGGAAAAATTCCATTAGAGCGGCGTATTCGTGAATTAGCCGATAATGGCACACCCACCATGGCATTAGAGCCCGAGTCAGCCACGGGAAAATTATATCAAAACCTTGCATTACAAACGGCAGTTACGTTAAGTTTACAACCTAAAACTTACGCACATAAATTTCCTGAAATTGTGATTAACCCTAACTCCAAGAAGGATCAAAAACATGAGCATTAA
- the metG gene encoding methionine--tRNA ligase, which produces MLVTSALIYANGDVHLGHILEAIQTDIWARFQRLRGHECYYVSGDDAHGTPVMLRAERENKTPEEFIDAVKSQHQLDFHDFLISVDHYGTTHCQENRELATIIYQRLAQKGDISRRTIEQAYDSQKNMFLPDRFVKGECPRCGAGDQYGDACESCGATYSPTELKNPISVVSNTTPIRKQSEHLFFELPNYTAMLTKWMQGDALQEQVRNKLAEWFSSGLEAWDISRDAPYFGFEIPGEAHKYFYVWMDAPVGYMASFQHLCEQRSLNFTEYWDNNSTTELYHFVGKDIVYFHALFWPAMLQGSDFRLPTAIFTHGFLTVDGQKMSKSRGTFINARHYLNHLNPEYLRYYFAAKLNSQLSDIDLNLEDFKLRINSDLVGKVVNIASRCAGFIHKNNQGKLSAELIHPQLFNELVSASEEIADAYETREYSRAVKMIMELADKTNQYIDEQKPWALNKQEGQHQLVQAICTQGLNLFRLLMIYLKPILPRMAEQSEQFLNCDPLTWANLATPLLDHTINPFSPLMQRITDDQLNALISPT; this is translated from the coding sequence ATTCTGGTGACCAGTGCCTTAATTTATGCCAATGGCGATGTTCATTTAGGGCATATTTTGGAAGCCATTCAAACGGATATCTGGGCGCGTTTTCAACGCCTGCGCGGGCATGAATGTTATTACGTCAGTGGCGACGATGCGCATGGCACACCCGTGATGTTGCGTGCCGAGCGCGAAAATAAAACACCGGAAGAATTTATCGATGCCGTGAAATCACAACATCAACTCGACTTTCACGATTTTTTAATCAGCGTCGATCATTACGGCACCACCCATTGTCAGGAAAACCGCGAATTAGCCACAATCATTTATCAACGTTTAGCGCAAAAAGGCGATATTTCCCGACGCACCATTGAACAAGCCTACGACAGTCAAAAAAATATGTTTCTACCCGATCGATTTGTGAAAGGTGAATGTCCGCGTTGTGGTGCTGGCGATCAATATGGCGATGCCTGCGAAAGTTGCGGTGCTACCTATTCGCCGACAGAGTTAAAAAATCCAATTTCAGTGGTCTCAAATACCACTCCTATTCGCAAACAGTCTGAACATTTATTTTTTGAATTACCCAATTATACCGCCATGTTAACTAAGTGGATGCAAGGAGATGCCTTACAAGAACAAGTCCGCAATAAACTCGCCGAATGGTTTAGCAGTGGTTTGGAAGCATGGGATATTTCACGCGATGCGCCTTATTTTGGCTTTGAAATTCCAGGTGAAGCACATAAATATTTTTATGTGTGGATGGACGCACCTGTTGGCTACATGGCGAGTTTTCAACACTTGTGTGAACAACGGTCATTAAATTTTACCGAATACTGGGATAACAATAGCACGACCGAATTATACCATTTTGTTGGCAAAGACATTGTGTATTTTCATGCGTTATTTTGGCCTGCGATGTTGCAGGGTAGCGATTTCCGTTTACCCACAGCCATTTTTACTCATGGTTTTCTCACGGTGGATGGGCAAAAAATGTCGAAATCTCGCGGCACATTTATTAATGCGCGTCATTATTTAAATCATTTAAATCCTGAATATTTACGTTATTATTTTGCCGCCAAATTAAATTCACAACTCAGTGACATTGATTTAAATTTAGAAGATTTCAAATTGCGTATTAATAGCGATTTAGTCGGTAAAGTAGTGAATATTGCCAGCCGTTGTGCTGGATTTATTCATAAAAATAATCAGGGAAAATTAAGTGCTGAGCTTATTCATCCACAATTGTTTAACGAATTAGTCAGCGCCAGTGAAGAAATTGCTGATGCTTATGAAACCCGCGAATATTCGCGGGCAGTAAAAATGATTATGGAATTAGCCGATAAAACCAATCAATACATTGACGAACAAAAACCCTGGGCATTGAATAAGCAAGAAGGCCAACACCAATTGGTGCAAGCAATTTGCACGCAAGGGTTAAATTTATTTCGACTATTAATGATTTATTTAAAACCCATTTTACCGCGCATGGCAGAGCAATCAGAGCAATTTTTAAATTGCGATCCTTTAACGTGGGCTAATTTAGCCACTCCCTTGCTCGATCATACCATTAATCCATTTTCACCACTCATGCAGCGCATTACCGATGATCAATTAAATGCATTAATTTCGCCAACATGA
- a CDS encoding RnfABCDGE type electron transport complex subunit B: MKKNISSDDIENLLPQTQCGLCDYAGCKPYARALEKGEANIDRCLPGGVETLKNLGELLAIDPAPFIDSMREREKKPMIAVIKEDECIGCTKCIQACPVDAIFGSSKRMHSIIPTECTGCALCVEPCPMDCIVMQPITESTIPEKTARANLAKSRYQAHQQRLALTETHTISQPTKIQQRQDYIAKALARVKSKKDLSS; encoded by the coding sequence ATGAAAAAAAATATTAGCAGTGATGACATTGAAAATTTACTACCGCAAACACAATGCGGATTATGCGATTATGCTGGTTGCAAACCCTATGCGCGTGCGCTAGAAAAAGGTGAAGCCAATATCGATCGCTGCTTGCCTGGAGGGGTTGAAACCTTAAAAAATCTTGGAGAGTTATTAGCGATTGATCCCGCACCGTTTATTGATTCGATGCGCGAGCGCGAAAAGAAACCCATGATTGCAGTAATTAAAGAAGACGAGTGTATCGGCTGCACCAAGTGTATTCAAGCGTGTCCAGTGGATGCAATTTTTGGCAGCAGTAAACGCATGCATAGTATTATTCCAACAGAATGTACCGGTTGTGCGTTGTGTGTTGAACCTTGTCCTATGGATTGTATTGTTATGCAACCGATTACAGAATCCACAATACCTGAAAAAACGGCGAGAGCTAACCTCGCAAAATCACGTTATCAAGCTCACCAACAACGCCTAGCTCTCACCGAAACTCACACTATTTCGCAACCTACTAAAATTCAACAGCGCCAAGATTATATTGCCAAAGCGTTGGCGCGGGTTAAATCCAAAAAAGACTTATCCTCATGA
- the nth gene encoding endonuclease III — protein MNKAKIKKIFERFQQDNPHPTTELIYHSPFELLIAVILSAQATDKSVNKATEKLFAVANTPEKILALGLNSLKNYIKTIGLYNSKANNIIKTCEILIQQHHSQVPNLREALEKLPGVGRKTANVILNTAFHQPTIAVDTHIFRVANRTQLAPGKTVRDVENELIKIIPAEFKQDAHHWLILHGRYTCTARKPHCDSCTIKNLCEYEEKNML, from the coding sequence ATGAACAAAGCAAAAATAAAAAAAATATTTGAACGCTTTCAACAAGATAATCCACACCCGACAACCGAATTAATTTATCACTCTCCTTTTGAATTATTAATTGCGGTTATTCTCTCTGCGCAAGCAACTGATAAGAGTGTCAATAAGGCAACAGAAAAATTATTTGCTGTTGCAAATACTCCAGAAAAAATACTCGCATTGGGTTTAAATTCATTAAAAAACTATATTAAAACCATTGGGCTTTATAATAGTAAAGCCAACAATATTATTAAAACGTGCGAAATATTAATTCAACAACATCATTCGCAAGTGCCGAATCTGCGTGAAGCATTGGAAAAATTGCCAGGCGTTGGTCGCAAAACGGCGAATGTTATTTTAAATACGGCCTTTCATCAACCCACCATTGCGGTAGATACCCATATTTTTCGTGTGGCAAATCGCACTCAACTTGCCCCGGGTAAAACAGTACGCGATGTTGAAAATGAATTAATAAAAATTATTCCCGCTGAATTTAAACAGGATGCGCACCATTGGTTAATTCTGCATGGACGCTATACTTGCACCGCCCGCAAGCCACATTGTGATAGTTGTACTATTAAAAATCTGTGTGAATATGAAGAAAAAAATATGTTGTAA
- a CDS encoding APC family permease: MFSKLRRIVIGPPRNPLSPATREHVALIALFAWIGLGADGLSSSCYGPEESFLALGAHQHLGLYLAIATALTVFIIALSYNQVIELFPNGGGGYKVATKLLNPSLGLLSGAALIVDYVLTIAISVASGVDAFFSLLPLGFQDYKLEIETVIIIALIILNLRGMKESIKILMPIFIGFVVIHAFLIVYGIFSHGDHLGIMLNKTVAETKTVGHFMGWGFVIVFLLRAYSLGGGTYTGIEAVSNNVNTLAEPRVRTGKWTMFYMALSLSFTAAGITLLYLLWEVHAVPGKTLNAVAFESILAHWQYGHAILITALALEAGMLFVAANTGFLGGPAVLANMALDSWVPNRFRNLSNRLVTQNGIILFGIAALFILFWSHGHVSYLIVLYSIDVFLTFTISLVGLTKHWILKRPKHCNWKLRLAFSSTGMIICASILLITTFTKFFEGGWFCIVITGGVVALCMLIKRYYRSTEELLKAADQILDQDIKIPQGSQPELEKEAPTAVFFINKSRGAAMHTILWAQRLFPNHFKNYVFVRVGVVDVGSFNREQVINSMQREVEDDLTYCMNFAHSQGIAAKCYRDYGIDPVQKLTDLSIRINKEFPNSVFFACQLLFSNDNWLRRILHNDTATNLQRRLHLEGMQMVILPMKLS; this comes from the coding sequence ATGTTTAGCAAATTACGCCGCATTGTTATTGGCCCACCTCGTAATCCACTCAGTCCAGCCACGCGTGAACATGTCGCGTTAATTGCCCTCTTCGCCTGGATTGGTTTAGGTGCTGATGGTTTATCTTCCTCATGTTATGGTCCAGAAGAATCTTTTTTAGCGTTAGGGGCGCATCAACATTTAGGGCTCTATTTAGCCATCGCCACTGCACTCACCGTGTTTATTATTGCATTATCTTATAACCAAGTGATCGAATTATTTCCCAATGGTGGTGGCGGCTATAAAGTTGCTACTAAATTATTAAATCCCTCTCTTGGACTCTTATCGGGCGCAGCTTTAATTGTCGATTATGTTTTAACCATTGCCATTTCCGTTGCCAGCGGGGTCGATGCCTTTTTTAGTTTATTACCGCTTGGTTTTCAAGATTATAAACTAGAAATCGAAACTGTTATTATTATTGCCTTAATTATTTTAAATTTACGCGGCATGAAAGAATCCATTAAAATCTTAATGCCGATATTTATAGGTTTTGTGGTTATTCATGCTTTTTTAATTGTGTATGGTATTTTTTCTCACGGCGATCATTTAGGGATTATGTTAAACAAAACTGTGGCAGAAACCAAAACTGTAGGTCATTTTATGGGTTGGGGTTTTGTGATCGTCTTTTTATTACGAGCGTATTCATTGGGAGGCGGCACCTACACTGGTATTGAAGCCGTTTCCAATAATGTTAACACACTCGCAGAACCGCGAGTGCGCACGGGAAAATGGACCATGTTTTACATGGCATTATCCTTAAGTTTTACCGCAGCCGGAATTACCTTGCTGTATTTATTATGGGAAGTGCATGCTGTTCCTGGAAAAACATTAAATGCGGTAGCCTTTGAATCGATTTTAGCTCACTGGCAATATGGGCACGCCATATTAATTACCGCACTTGCCCTAGAGGCCGGTATGTTGTTTGTTGCAGCGAATACGGGATTTTTAGGCGGCCCTGCGGTGCTGGCAAATATGGCCTTGGATTCTTGGGTGCCAAATCGTTTTCGCAATTTATCCAATCGTTTAGTCACTCAAAATGGCATTATTTTATTTGGTATTGCCGCACTGTTTATTTTATTTTGGAGTCATGGTCACGTCAGTTATTTAATTGTGTTATACAGCATCGATGTATTTTTAACGTTTACCATTTCATTAGTTGGTCTGACTAAACATTGGATTTTAAAACGTCCGAAACACTGTAATTGGAAATTACGATTAGCATTTTCCAGTACCGGAATGATTATATGCGCGAGTATTTTATTAATAACGACGTTCACTAAATTTTTTGAAGGCGGTTGGTTTTGTATTGTGATCACGGGAGGTGTTGTCGCGCTATGTATGTTAATTAAACGTTATTATCGCAGTACCGAAGAATTATTAAAAGCAGCCGACCAAATTCTTGATCAAGACATTAAAATTCCGCAAGGTTCACAGCCAGAATTAGAAAAGGAAGCTCCTACTGCGGTCTTTTTTATTAATAAAAGTCGTGGTGCTGCCATGCACACTATTTTATGGGCACAACGTTTATTCCCCAATCATTTTAAAAATTATGTATTTGTTCGCGTTGGCGTGGTCGATGTGGGAAGTTTTAATCGCGAGCAGGTGATTAATTCCATGCAACGTGAAGTCGAAGACGATTTAACCTATTGTATGAATTTCGCTCACAGCCAAGGCATTGCCGCCAAATGTTATCGTGATTATGGAATTGATCCGGTGCAAAAGCTAACGGACTTATCGATTCGAATTAATAAAGAATTTCCTAATAGTGTATTTTTCGCCTGTCAGTTATTATTTAGTAATGATAATTGGTTACGCCGCATTTTACACAACGATACTGCCACTAATTTGCAACGACGCTTACATTTAGAAGGCATGCAAATGGTGATTTTGCCGATGAAATTATCGTGA